In one Pseudomonas fitomaticsae genomic region, the following are encoded:
- a CDS encoding multifunctional CCA addition/repair protein: MQIYKVGGAVRDRLLGKLVTDIDWVVIGATTEEMLAKGFRPIGANFPVFLHPKSGEEYALARTERKSGRGYGGFTFHASPEVTLEEDLIRRDLTINAMAEDDQQNLIDPYHGQRDLEERILRHVSPAFAEDPLRVLRVARFAARYAELGFKVAPETLELMRQLSESGELEALTAERSWKEISRALMEDQPQVFIQVLRDCGALKVLMPEVDALFGVPQPEAHHPEIDSGIHTLSVLEQSALHKQPLTVRWACLLHDLGKGLTPQDEWPRHIAHEHKGLKLIKAVNERFKAPKDCQELALLVGQYHTHGHRALELKASTLLELLQSFDVYRRPQRFEEFIIACEMDARGRKGLEQRSYPQADYLRGAANVARGVAVQPLLEKGFKGPELGEALKRERLKALKVYKESAAS, from the coding sequence ATGCAGATTTACAAGGTCGGCGGTGCGGTACGTGATCGCTTGCTGGGCAAACTGGTCACCGATATCGATTGGGTGGTGATCGGCGCGACGACAGAAGAAATGCTCGCCAAGGGATTTCGCCCGATCGGCGCGAACTTCCCGGTTTTTCTTCATCCGAAAAGCGGCGAGGAGTACGCCCTTGCCCGCACCGAACGCAAGAGCGGTCGTGGTTATGGTGGTTTCACGTTTCACGCCAGCCCCGAGGTCACGCTTGAAGAAGACCTGATCCGCCGCGACCTTACGATCAACGCCATGGCCGAAGACGATCAGCAAAACCTGATCGATCCCTACCACGGTCAACGCGACCTCGAAGAGCGGATTCTGCGCCACGTTTCCCCCGCGTTTGCCGAAGATCCGCTCAGGGTCCTGCGCGTTGCGCGCTTCGCCGCCCGCTACGCAGAACTCGGCTTCAAGGTTGCGCCCGAGACCCTGGAGCTGATGCGTCAGCTCAGCGAATCGGGTGAACTGGAAGCCCTTACGGCCGAACGCAGCTGGAAAGAGATTTCCCGCGCGCTGATGGAAGATCAGCCCCAAGTGTTCATTCAGGTGTTGCGCGATTGCGGCGCCTTGAAAGTGCTGATGCCAGAGGTCGATGCCTTGTTCGGCGTGCCGCAGCCGGAAGCCCACCACCCGGAAATCGACAGCGGCATTCACACCCTGAGCGTGCTTGAGCAGTCAGCCCTGCACAAACAACCGCTGACCGTGCGCTGGGCCTGCCTGCTCCACGACCTCGGCAAAGGCCTGACCCCGCAAGATGAATGGCCACGACACATCGCCCATGAGCACAAAGGCCTGAAGTTGATCAAAGCGGTCAACGAGCGCTTCAAGGCACCGAAGGATTGTCAGGAGCTGGCCTTGCTGGTCGGTCAATATCACACTCACGGCCATCGCGCCCTGGAGCTGAAGGCTTCGACCTTGCTCGAGTTGCTGCAAAGCTTTGACGTTTACCGTCGACCACAGCGTTTCGAAGAATTCATCATCGCGTGCGAAATGGATGCCCGAGGGCGCAAAGGGCTTGAACAGCGTAGTTATCCACAGGCGGATTACCTGCGCGGCGCGGCCAATGTGGCGCGCGGCGTGGCGGTGCAGCCATTGCTGGAGAAGGGATTCAAAGGCCCGGAACTGGGCGAGGCACTCAAGCGCGAACGGCTCAAGGCATTGAAGGTTTACAAGGAATCGGCGGCGTCCTGA
- a CDS encoding SpoVR family protein, translating to MTAKTAKEQKRQPISTGSEWTFELIQTYDREIARIAARYALDTYPNQIEVITAEQMMDAYASVGMPLGYHHWSYGKHFLSTEKSYSRGQMGLAYEIVINSDPCIAYLMEENTICMQALVVAHACYGHNSFFKGNYLFRTWTDASSIIDYLVFAKQYIMQCEERHGIDAVEDLLDSCHALMNYGVDRYKRPYPISAEEERRRQKDREEHLQKQINDLWRTIPKGADKYSDKDNARFPAEPQENILYFIEKHAPLLEPWQREIVRIVRKIAQYFYPQRQTQVMNEGWATFWHYTLMNDLYDEGLVTDGFMMEFLTSHTSVVFQPGFDSPYYNGINPYALGFAMYRDIRRMCEEPTEEDRRWFPEIAGSDWLSTIKFAMSSFKDESFILQYLSPKVIRDLKLFSILDDDQKDDLLVPAIHDEGGYRIIRETLAAQYNLGNREPNVQIYSIDRRGDRSLTLRHQQHDRKPLGDSTDEVLKHLHRLWGFDIHLETLQGDQIMKTHHVPPRSEHSEGDYGRLDLAVIHL from the coding sequence ATGACCGCCAAGACCGCCAAAGAGCAGAAGCGCCAACCCATTTCCACCGGCTCGGAATGGACATTCGAGCTGATCCAGACGTACGACCGCGAAATCGCCCGTATCGCGGCCCGCTATGCCCTGGATACCTATCCCAACCAGATCGAAGTGATCACCGCCGAACAGATGATGGACGCCTATGCTTCGGTCGGCATGCCGCTGGGCTATCACCACTGGTCCTACGGCAAGCACTTCCTCAGCACCGAAAAATCCTACAGCCGCGGACAGATGGGGCTGGCGTACGAGATCGTGATCAACTCGGACCCGTGCATCGCGTACCTGATGGAAGAAAACACCATCTGCATGCAGGCGCTGGTGGTCGCGCATGCCTGCTACGGCCACAACAGCTTCTTCAAGGGCAACTACCTGTTCCGCACCTGGACCGACGCCAGTTCGATCATCGATTACCTGGTATTCGCCAAGCAGTACATCATGCAGTGCGAGGAACGCCACGGGATCGACGCTGTGGAGGATCTGCTCGACTCCTGCCACGCCCTGATGAACTACGGGGTCGACCGCTACAAACGTCCATACCCGATTTCCGCCGAAGAAGAGCGGCGCCGGCAGAAGGATCGCGAAGAACACCTGCAGAAACAGATCAACGACCTGTGGCGCACCATTCCCAAAGGCGCGGACAAGTACAGCGACAAGGACAACGCACGCTTTCCGGCCGAGCCGCAGGAAAACATCCTGTATTTCATCGAGAAACACGCGCCACTGCTGGAACCCTGGCAGCGCGAGATTGTGCGGATCGTGCGCAAGATCGCTCAATATTTCTATCCACAACGCCAGACCCAGGTGATGAACGAAGGCTGGGCGACGTTCTGGCACTACACGTTGATGAACGACCTGTACGACGAAGGCCTGGTGACGGACGGCTTCATGATGGAGTTCCTGACGTCCCACACCAGCGTGGTGTTCCAGCCGGGGTTCGACAGCCCTTATTACAACGGCATCAACCCGTATGCACTGGGGTTTGCGATGTATCGCGACATCCGCCGCATGTGCGAAGAACCTACAGAAGAAGACCGCCGCTGGTTCCCGGAAATCGCCGGCAGCGACTGGTTGTCGACCATCAAGTTCGCCATGAGCAGCTTCAAGGATGAGAGCTTCATCCTGCAGTACCTGTCACCCAAGGTGATCCGCGATTTGAAACTGTTCAGCATCCTCGATGACGATCAGAAGGACGATCTGCTGGTACCTGCGATCCATGACGAGGGCGGCTACCGGATCATTCGCGAAACGCTCGCAGCGCAATACAACCTGGGCAACCGCGAACCGAACGTGCAGATCTACAGCATCGACCGCCGCGGTGACCGCTCGCTGACCCTGCGCCACCAGCAACACGACCGCAAACCGCTGGGCGATTCCACCGACGAGGTTCTCAAACACCTTCACCGGCTGTGGGGCTTCGACATTCATCTGGAAACCCTGCAGGGCGACCAGATCATGAAGACCCATCATGTTCCACCCCGCAGCGAACACAGCGAGGGGGATTACGGTCGACTCGACCTGGCCGTCATTCATCTTTGA
- the pdxA gene encoding 4-hydroxythreonine-4-phosphate dehydrogenase PdxA — translation MKPKRFALTPGEPAGIGPDLCLLLASQAQPHPLIAITSRDLLQERAAQLGLAVCLLEVAPDHWPDVPAPANSLYVWDTPLSAPVVAGQLDKANAAFVLETLTRAGNGCLNGDFAGMITAPVHKGVINESGIAFSGHTEFLADLTHTAQVVMMLATRGLRVALVTTHLPLRDIADAITPERLERVTRILHTDLQQKFGIAQPRILVCGLNPHAGEGGHLGHEEIDIIEPTLERLRGEGMDLRGPLPADTLFTPKYLEHCDAVLAMYHDQGLPVLKYKGFGAAVNVTLGLPIIRTSVDHGTALDLAGSGKIDTGSLQVALETAYQMAETRL, via the coding sequence GTGAAACCCAAGCGTTTCGCGCTGACACCCGGCGAACCGGCCGGCATCGGTCCCGACCTGTGCCTGCTGCTCGCCTCGCAAGCCCAGCCACACCCCCTGATTGCCATCACCAGCCGCGACCTGCTTCAAGAGCGGGCCGCGCAGCTGGGGCTGGCCGTCTGCTTGCTGGAAGTGGCGCCTGACCACTGGCCGGACGTTCCGGCGCCCGCCAACAGCCTGTACGTCTGGGACACCCCGCTCAGCGCCCCCGTGGTCGCCGGGCAACTGGACAAGGCCAACGCCGCATTCGTTCTCGAAACCCTGACCCGCGCCGGCAATGGCTGCCTGAACGGCGATTTCGCCGGGATGATTACCGCCCCGGTGCACAAAGGCGTGATCAACGAATCGGGCATCGCGTTTTCCGGTCACACCGAATTTCTCGCCGACCTGACCCACACCGCCCAGGTAGTCATGATGCTCGCCACCCGCGGTTTGCGCGTGGCGCTGGTCACCACTCACCTGCCCTTGCGCGACATCGCCGATGCGATCACGCCGGAGCGGCTGGAACGGGTCACGCGGATTCTTCACACCGACCTGCAACAAAAATTCGGCATCGCCCAACCGCGTATCCTGGTCTGCGGACTCAACCCGCACGCCGGTGAAGGCGGACACCTGGGCCATGAAGAAATCGACATCATCGAACCCACATTGGAGCGCCTGCGCGGCGAGGGCATGGACCTTCGTGGCCCGCTGCCTGCCGACACTCTGTTTACCCCCAAATATCTGGAGCACTGCGACGCAGTGCTGGCGATGTACCACGACCAGGGCCTGCCCGTGCTGAAGTACAAAGGCTTCGGCGCCGCGGTCAATGTGACCCTGGGCCTGCCGATCATCCGCACGTCGGTCGACCATGGCACCGCCCTGGACCTGGCCGGCAGCGGCAAGATCGACACCGGCAGCCTGCAAGTCGCCCTGGAAACCGCCTACCAGATGGCCGAGACCCGTTTATGA
- a CDS encoding PrkA family serine protein kinase, with protein sequence MSIFSHFQQRFESTRQEEFSLQEYLELCKKDRSAYVSAAERLLLAIGEPELLDTSTNSRLSRIFSNKVIRRYPAFEDFHGMEECIDQIVSYFRHAAQGLEEKKQILYLLGPVGGGKSSLAEKLKQLIEKVPFYAIKGSPVFESPLGLFNATEDGAILEEDFGIPRRYLNTIMSPWATKRLAEFGGDISQFRVVKLYPSILNQIAVAKTEPGDENNQDISALVGKVDIRKLEEFPQNDADAYSYSGALCRANQGLMEFVEMFKAPIKVLHPLLTATQEGNYNSTEGLGAIPFTGILLAHSNESEWHTFRNNKNNEAFIDRIYIVKVPYCLRVSDEVKIYDKLLFNSSLAKAHCAPDTLKMLAQFTVLSRLKEPENSNIYSKMRVYDGENLKDTDPKAKSIQEYRDAAGVDEGMNGLSTRFAFKILSKVFNFDPHEIAANPVHLLYVLEQQIEQEQFQAETRERYLRYLKEYLAPRYIEFIGKEIQTAYLESYSEYGQNIFDRYVLYADFWIQDQEYRDPETGEILNRVALNEELEKIEKPAGISNPKDFRNEIVNFVLRARANNNGKNPTWLSYEKLRVVIEKKMFSNTEDLLPVISFNAKASKEDQQKHNDFVTRMVERGYTDKQVRLLSEWYLRVRKSQ encoded by the coding sequence ATGAGTATCTTTAGCCACTTCCAACAACGCTTCGAGTCCACACGCCAGGAAGAATTCTCCCTGCAGGAGTACCTGGAACTGTGCAAAAAGGATCGCAGTGCCTACGTTTCCGCCGCCGAGCGTCTATTACTGGCCATCGGCGAACCGGAACTGCTCGACACCTCGACCAACTCGAGACTGTCGCGCATCTTTTCCAACAAGGTGATCCGCCGCTATCCGGCCTTTGAAGACTTCCACGGGATGGAAGAATGCATCGACCAGATCGTGTCGTATTTCCGCCATGCCGCTCAGGGCCTGGAAGAGAAGAAACAGATCCTCTATCTGCTTGGCCCTGTCGGCGGCGGTAAGTCGTCCCTGGCCGAGAAGCTGAAACAGCTCATCGAAAAAGTGCCCTTCTACGCGATCAAGGGCTCGCCGGTATTCGAATCGCCTCTGGGTCTGTTCAACGCCACCGAAGATGGCGCGATCCTCGAGGAAGACTTCGGCATTCCACGGCGCTACCTGAACACCATCATGTCGCCATGGGCCACCAAGCGCCTGGCCGAATTCGGCGGCGACATCAGCCAGTTCCGCGTGGTCAAGCTGTACCCGTCGATCCTCAACCAGATCGCCGTGGCCAAGACCGAACCGGGTGACGAAAACAACCAGGACATTTCCGCGCTGGTGGGCAAGGTCGATATCCGCAAACTCGAAGAATTTCCGCAGAACGACGCCGACGCCTACAGCTACTCCGGTGCGCTGTGCCGGGCCAACCAGGGCCTGATGGAATTCGTCGAGATGTTCAAGGCACCGATCAAGGTGCTCCACCCATTGCTGACCGCCACTCAGGAAGGCAACTACAACAGTACCGAAGGCCTCGGCGCGATTCCGTTCACCGGGATCCTGCTGGCCCACTCCAACGAATCGGAGTGGCACACCTTCCGCAACAACAAGAACAACGAAGCCTTCATCGACCGGATCTACATCGTCAAGGTGCCGTACTGCCTGCGCGTCAGTGATGAGGTGAAGATCTACGACAAGCTGCTGTTCAACAGCTCCCTGGCCAAGGCGCATTGCGCGCCGGACACCCTGAAGATGCTGGCGCAATTCACCGTGCTGTCGCGCCTGAAAGAGCCGGAAAACTCCAACATCTACTCCAAGATGCGGGTGTATGACGGCGAAAACCTCAAGGACACCGATCCGAAGGCCAAGTCGATCCAGGAATACCGCGATGCGGCGGGCGTCGACGAAGGCATGAACGGTCTGTCGACCCGGTTTGCGTTCAAGATCCTGTCCAAGGTCTTCAACTTCGATCCGCATGAAATCGCTGCCAACCCGGTGCACCTGCTCTATGTGCTGGAACAGCAGATCGAACAGGAACAATTCCAGGCCGAGACCCGCGAGCGCTATCTGCGCTACCTGAAAGAGTACCTGGCACCGCGTTATATCGAATTCATCGGCAAGGAAATCCAGACCGCCTACCTCGAGTCTTACAGCGAGTACGGCCAGAACATCTTCGACCGCTACGTGCTGTATGCGGACTTCTGGATTCAGGATCAGGAATACCGCGATCCGGAAACCGGCGAGATCCTCAACCGCGTAGCCCTCAACGAGGAGCTGGAAAAAATCGAGAAACCGGCCGGCATCAGCAATCCGAAGGATTTCCGCAACGAAATCGTCAACTTCGTGTTGCGCGCCCGAGCCAACAACAACGGCAAGAACCCGACCTGGCTCAGCTACGAAAAACTGCGGGTGGTCATCGAGAAGAAAATGTTCTCGAACACCGAGGACCTGCTGCCGGTCATCAGCTTCAATGCCAAGGCCAGCAAAGAGGACCAACAGAAGCACAACGACTTCGTTACACGAATGGTCGAACGCGGCTACACCGACAAACAGGTACGACTGCTCTCCGAGTGGTATCTGCGGGTCAGAAAATCACAGTAA
- the glpE gene encoding thiosulfate sulfurtransferase GlpE: MSEFKRIPPEQAQALREQGAVVVDVRDPATFAALHISGSKHLDNHSLHAFIQGADLDAPTVVVCYHGNSSQGAAAYLVSQGFSDVYSMDGGFELWRTTFPSETAQGTSE, encoded by the coding sequence ATGAGCGAATTCAAACGTATCCCCCCGGAACAGGCCCAGGCCCTGCGCGAGCAAGGCGCCGTGGTCGTCGACGTCCGTGACCCGGCAACATTTGCCGCACTGCACATCAGCGGCTCGAAGCATCTGGACAATCATTCCCTCCATGCTTTCATCCAGGGCGCCGACCTCGATGCCCCCACCGTCGTGGTCTGCTACCACGGCAACTCGAGCCAGGGTGCCGCAGCCTACCTCGTGAGCCAGGGCTTCTCCGACGTCTACAGCATGGACGGCGGCTTCGAACTGTGGCGTACGACTTTTCCTTCGGAAACCGCGCAAGGCACCTCCGAATAA
- a CDS encoding YeaH/YhbH family protein gives MSYVIDRRLNGKNKSTVNRQRFLRRYRDHIKKAVEEAVSRRSITDMEHGEQISIPGRDIDEPVLHHGRGGKQTVVHPGNKEFTAGEHIARPPGGGGGRGPGKAGNSGEGMDEFVFQITQEEFLEFMFEDLELPNLVKRNLTGTDTFKTVRAGISNEGNPSRINIIRTLRSAHARRIALSGSSRAKLREAKEELARLKREEPDNFGDIQDLEAEIEKLSARIHRVPFLDTFDLKYNLLIKQPNPSSKAVMFCLMDVSGSMTQATKDIAKRFFILLYLFLKRNYDKIDVVFIRHHTSAREVDEEEFFYSRETGGTIVSSALKLMQEIMAERYPSNEWNIYAAQASDGDNWNDDSPICRDILINQIMPFVQYYTYVEITPREHQALWYEYERIAEAFSDTFAQQQLVSAGDIYPVFRELFQRRLVT, from the coding sequence ATGAGCTATGTGATCGACCGACGTCTCAATGGCAAGAACAAGAGCACGGTGAACCGTCAGCGCTTCCTGCGGCGTTACCGTGACCACATCAAAAAGGCTGTCGAAGAGGCGGTCAGCCGGCGTTCCATCACCGATATGGAGCACGGCGAGCAGATCAGCATTCCCGGTCGCGATATCGACGAACCGGTGCTTCACCATGGTCGCGGCGGCAAACAGACCGTGGTTCACCCCGGCAACAAGGAATTCACCGCTGGCGAACACATCGCCCGTCCGCCGGGAGGTGGCGGAGGCCGTGGGCCAGGCAAGGCCGGCAACTCCGGCGAAGGCATGGACGAGTTCGTTTTCCAGATCACCCAGGAGGAATTCCTCGAATTCATGTTCGAGGACCTGGAACTGCCCAACCTGGTCAAGCGCAATCTGACCGGCACCGACACCTTCAAGACTGTGCGTGCGGGGATCAGCAACGAGGGCAACCCGTCGCGGATCAACATCATCCGCACCCTGCGTTCGGCCCACGCACGGCGCATTGCCCTCTCGGGCAGCAGCCGCGCGAAACTGCGCGAGGCGAAAGAAGAACTGGCGCGACTCAAACGGGAAGAACCGGATAATTTCGGCGACATTCAGGATCTAGAAGCGGAAATCGAGAAACTCAGCGCCCGCATTCATCGGGTACCGTTTCTCGACACCTTCGACCTCAAATACAACCTGCTGATCAAACAGCCGAACCCCAGCTCGAAAGCCGTGATGTTCTGCCTGATGGACGTTTCCGGCTCCATGACCCAGGCGACCAAGGACATCGCCAAACGGTTTTTCATCCTGTTGTACCTGTTCCTGAAGAGGAACTACGACAAGATCGACGTGGTGTTCATCCGTCACCACACCAGCGCCCGTGAGGTGGATGAAGAGGAGTTTTTCTATTCCCGCGAGACCGGTGGCACCATCGTTTCCAGCGCCCTGAAGCTGATGCAGGAGATCATGGCCGAGCGCTACCCGAGCAATGAATGGAACATCTACGCCGCCCAGGCTTCCGACGGCGACAACTGGAACGACGACTCGCCGATCTGCCGCGACATCCTGATCAACCAGATCATGCCTTTTGTGCAGTACTACACTTACGTGGAGATCACCCCGCGCGAACATCAGGCCTTGTGGTACGAGTACGAACGCATCGCCGAAGCCTTTTCCGACACTTTTGCCCAGCAACAACTGGTCTCGGCCGGGGATATCTATCCGGTCTTCCGTGAACTCTTCCAGCGCAGGTTAGTGACATGA
- the apaG gene encoding Co2+/Mg2+ efflux protein ApaG — protein MSDPRYQVDVSVVTHYLADQSQPEHERFAFAYTITVQNNGEQPARLMSRHWVITDGDGHVEEVRGAGVVGQQPLIGAGKSHTYSSGTVMTTKVGTMQGTYEMVADDGKHFDAIIKPFRLAVPGALH, from the coding sequence ATGTCCGATCCTCGCTACCAGGTCGATGTCAGTGTCGTTACCCACTATCTGGCAGACCAATCGCAACCCGAGCACGAGCGCTTTGCCTTCGCCTACACCATCACTGTGCAGAACAATGGCGAGCAACCGGCCCGCCTGATGTCGCGCCACTGGGTGATCACCGATGGCGACGGGCATGTCGAAGAAGTGCGCGGCGCCGGCGTGGTCGGCCAGCAACCGCTGATCGGCGCTGGCAAAAGCCACACCTACAGCAGCGGCACGGTGATGACCACCAAGGTCGGCACCATGCAAGGCACTTACGAAATGGTCGCCGACGACGGCAAGCATTTCGATGCGATCATCAAGCCCTTCCGCCTCGCCGTTCCCGGAGCCCTGCACTGA
- a CDS encoding symmetrical bis(5'-nucleosyl)-tetraphosphatase, which yields MATYAVGDLQGCLEPLKCLLKQVAFDPTLDRLWLVGDLVNRGPQSLETLRFLYGMRDSLVCVLGNHDLHLLAAAKNIERMKKSDTLREILEAPDCAELMEWLRQQKLMHYDEQREVAMVHAGIPPQWSLRKALKYAEEVETALRDDNLLSPFLDGMYGNEPAKWDSDLKGVTRLRVITNYFTRMRFCTAEGKLDLKSKEGLDTAPPGYKPWFQHKERKTRGLRIIFGHWAALEGNVHEPGICALDTGCVWGGSLTLMNVDSGERLSCKCDEHGAVLPTVAPLITESSPVSAPR from the coding sequence ATGGCGACGTATGCCGTCGGCGACCTGCAAGGCTGCCTGGAACCGCTCAAATGCCTGCTAAAGCAGGTCGCGTTCGACCCGACCCTGGACCGCCTGTGGCTGGTGGGCGATCTGGTCAATCGTGGCCCGCAGTCGCTGGAAACCCTGCGCTTCCTCTATGGCATGCGCGACTCGCTGGTCTGCGTCCTCGGCAATCACGACCTGCACTTGCTGGCGGCGGCGAAGAACATCGAGCGGATGAAGAAGTCCGACACGCTGCGTGAAATCCTTGAAGCGCCCGACTGCGCAGAACTGATGGAGTGGCTGCGCCAGCAGAAACTCATGCACTACGACGAACAACGCGAAGTGGCCATGGTGCATGCGGGCATCCCTCCACAATGGTCGCTGCGCAAAGCGCTCAAGTATGCTGAGGAAGTCGAGACTGCGCTGCGTGACGATAACCTGCTTTCGCCCTTCCTCGACGGCATGTACGGCAACGAGCCGGCAAAGTGGGACAGCGACCTCAAAGGCGTGACACGCCTGCGTGTCATCACCAATTACTTCACCCGCATGCGTTTCTGCACCGCCGAAGGCAAGCTCGACCTCAAGAGCAAGGAAGGCCTCGACACCGCACCGCCGGGCTACAAACCCTGGTTCCAGCACAAGGAACGCAAGACCCGTGGCCTGCGGATCATCTTTGGTCACTGGGCGGCGCTGGAAGGCAACGTTCACGAACCCGGCATCTGCGCCCTCGACACCGGTTGCGTGTGGGGCGGCAGCCTGACCCTGATGAATGTCGACAGCGGCGAACGCCTGTCATGCAAATGCGACGAGCATGGGGCCGTCCTGCCCACCGTCGCGCCACTGATCACCGAATCCTCTCCCGTCAGCGCCCCGCGCTAG
- the rsmA gene encoding 16S rRNA (adenine(1518)-N(6)/adenine(1519)-N(6))-dimethyltransferase RsmA — MTEQYQHKARKRFGQNFLHDAGVIDRILRSISAKAGDRMLEIGPGQGALTAGILNSGAQLDVVELDKDLIPILNQQFAGKSNFNLHQGDALKFDFNTLNAAPNSLRVVGNLPYNISTPLIFHLLNNAGIIRDMHFMLQKEVVERLAAGPGGGDWGRLSIMVQYHCKVEHLFNVGPGAFNPPPKVDSAIVRLVPHAVLPHPAKDHRLLERVVREAFNQRRKTLRNTLKQLLSNAEIEAAGVDGSLRPEQLDLAAFVRLADKLAEQPTKVPEAD, encoded by the coding sequence ATGACCGAGCAATACCAACACAAGGCGCGCAAACGCTTTGGCCAGAACTTCCTGCACGATGCCGGCGTCATCGACCGCATCCTGCGCTCCATCAGTGCCAAGGCCGGCGACCGCATGCTGGAAATCGGGCCGGGCCAGGGCGCATTGACCGCCGGCATCCTCAACTCCGGCGCCCAGCTGGACGTGGTGGAGCTGGACAAGGACCTGATCCCGATCCTCAACCAGCAGTTTGCCGGCAAGAGCAATTTCAACCTGCATCAGGGCGATGCGCTGAAGTTCGACTTCAATACCCTGAACGCTGCGCCGAACAGCCTGCGCGTGGTCGGCAACCTGCCGTACAACATCTCCACGCCGCTGATTTTCCACCTGCTGAACAACGCCGGCATCATTCGCGACATGCACTTCATGCTGCAGAAGGAAGTGGTCGAGCGTCTGGCTGCGGGTCCGGGGGGTGGTGACTGGGGTCGTCTGTCGATCATGGTTCAGTACCATTGCAAGGTCGAACATCTGTTCAACGTCGGCCCGGGCGCGTTCAATCCGCCACCGAAAGTCGACTCGGCGATCGTCCGTCTGGTACCGCACGCGGTGCTGCCGCATCCGGCCAAGGATCATCGCCTGCTCGAGCGCGTGGTGCGTGAAGCCTTCAACCAGCGTCGCAAGACCCTGCGCAACACCCTCAAGCAGTTGCTGAGCAACGCCGAGATCGAAGCCGCCGGGGTCGATGGCAGCCTGCGTCCCGAGCAACTCGACCTGGCCGCATTCGTGCGCCTGGCCGACAAGCTGGCCGAACAGCCGACGAAGGTGCCTGAAGCCGACTGA
- the surA gene encoding peptidylprolyl isomerase SurA produces the protein MKTKLSDCLRPLMLGALFLGTAANAAVQSIDKVVAIVDNDVVMQSQLDQRVHEVQQTIAKRGGGLPPPGVLDQQVLERLIVENLQLQIGERSGIRITDEELNQAVGTIAQRNNMTPEQFRIALSRDGLSYEDAREQIRREMVISRVRQRRVAERIQVSEQEVKNFLASDLGKMQLSEELHLANILIPTPESANSEAIQSAARKAMDVYQQLKQGADFGQMAVANSASDNALEGGDMGWRKAAQLPPPFDRELSSMTPGDITQPARTPGGFIILKLLEKRGGESQMRDEVHVRHILVKPSPVRDEAKTKELAQSLYNRIEAGEDFAELAKKYSEDPGSALNGGDLNWIDPNALVPEFRAVMAKAPQGQLSKPFQTQYGWHVLEVLGRRATDSTEQAREQQAMTVLRNRKYDEELQTWLRQIRDEAYVEIKLPGADQAAQ, from the coding sequence GTGAAGACCAAGCTTTCTGATTGTCTGCGCCCGCTGATGCTGGGCGCGCTGTTCCTGGGTACCGCGGCCAACGCCGCGGTGCAGTCCATCGATAAAGTGGTGGCCATCGTCGACAACGACGTGGTCATGCAGAGCCAGCTGGATCAGCGCGTCCACGAAGTTCAGCAAACCATCGCCAAGCGTGGCGGCGGCTTGCCGCCTCCGGGCGTGCTGGATCAACAGGTGCTCGAGCGCCTGATCGTCGAGAACCTGCAATTGCAGATCGGCGAACGTTCCGGCATCCGCATCACCGATGAAGAGCTGAACCAGGCTGTCGGCACCATTGCCCAGCGCAACAACATGACCCCGGAACAGTTCCGCATCGCCCTGTCTCGCGATGGCCTGTCCTATGAGGACGCTCGCGAGCAGATCCGCCGCGAAATGGTCATCAGCCGTGTACGCCAGCGTCGCGTGGCCGAGCGCATTCAGGTATCGGAACAGGAAGTGAAGAACTTCCTCGCCTCTGACCTGGGCAAGATGCAGCTGTCCGAAGAGCTGCACCTGGCCAACATCCTGATCCCGACCCCGGAAAGCGCCAACTCCGAAGCAATTCAGAGTGCAGCGCGCAAGGCGATGGACGTTTACCAGCAGCTCAAGCAAGGCGCTGACTTCGGCCAGATGGCCGTGGCCAACTCCGCCAGTGACAACGCACTGGAAGGCGGCGACATGGGCTGGCGTAAAGCCGCTCAACTGCCACCTCCGTTCGACCGTGAACTGAGCAGCATGACACCTGGCGACATCACTCAACCGGCACGTACTCCGGGTGGTTTCATCATCCTGAAGCTGCTGGAAAAACGCGGTGGCGAGAGCCAGATGCGCGACGAAGTGCATGTGCGCCACATTCTGGTCAAGCCAAGTCCGGTTCGCGACGAAGCCAAGACCAAGGAACTGGCTCAGTCGCTGTATAACCGCATCGAAGCTGGCGAAGACTTCGCTGAACTGGCGAAAAAATATTCGGAAGACCCGGGCTCCGCCCTCAACGGCGGCGACCTGAACTGGATCGACCCGAACGCACTGGTACCGGAATTCCGCGCCGTGATGGCCAAGGCCCCGCAAGGGCAGCTGTCCAAGCCGTTCCAGACCCAGTACGGCTGGCACGTTCTGGAAGTCCTTGGCCGTCGCGCCACTGACAGCACCGAACAGGCCCGTGAGCAGCAGGCTATGACCGTACTGCGTAACCGCAAATACGACGAAGAGCTGCAAACCTGGCTGCGTCAGATCCGTGACGAAGCGTACGTAGAGATCAAACTCCCTGGTGCAGACCAGGCAGCGCAGTGA